One Aphidius gifuensis isolate YNYX2018 linkage group LG3, ASM1490517v1, whole genome shotgun sequence DNA window includes the following coding sequences:
- the LOC122851123 gene encoding leucine-rich repeat-containing protein 70-like → MTKEIAENKNRSTRGINCYCSNNFIFEICLADNILASVKEIFIRDDVKTLNILDNRISRIGYAAFSAIPHIENLIIISAAKNFEIRRNSFEGLSNLKSLKLITTPIILYSFELLKNLKYLELIPQGILSCDLISELENLNVFGIINSTECQFKCYRQCISDTFDESKFLSLYYKGGSFKKVPAKAFSCLNRVNKIIITSSDLEIIEPEAFDGLQNLETLAITWNNNFTRIEKNVFSNFANLKSLILSHNSISFIDDGGLKTIKSEVHNSKLSYLDLSYNKLKYIESPIFGDTIITELKIDNTKMINKNDKFENVRTIFAVNDLTVVNDLSAVLPDYENNLSVDLHLNLSLDTDELSIGKNAFKNIERDCSIKTLTISKSHSSGIEFFYYTFFGLSNLENIIFNVGPIEVNINLPYRTLKLVNISNNQLSSSLKPKTFDGIICKVFDMTGSGYERNAISLFGDSCIEYLMITENLEFLKTCSSTALNSD, encoded by the exons atgACTAAAGAAattgctgaaaataaaaatagatcaaCTCGAGGTATCAATTGTTATtgtagtaataattttatatttgaaatttgtcTTGCTGACAATATACTTGCATCGgtcaaagaaatatttatacgTGATGACGTAAAAACACTTAATATTTTAGACAACCGTATATCTAGAATTGGATATGCAGCATTTTCCGCAATTCCgcatattgaaaatttaataataatatctgcTGCTAAGAATTTTGAAATTCGTAGAAATTCATTTGAAggattatcaaatttaaaaagtctTAAACTTATAACTACACCAATAATACTATACAGTtttgaacttttaaaaaatttaaaatatcttgaatTAATACCACAAGGAATTCTTTCATGCGATTTAATTTctgaacttgaaaatttaaatgttttcgGAATTATTAATTCTACGGAATGTCAGTTTAAGTGTTACCGTCAATGTATTTCTGATACTTTTGatgaatcaaaatttttatccctTTATTACAAGGGTGGTTCATTCAAAAAAGTACCAGCAAAGGCATTTTCATGTTTGAAcagagtaaataaaattataattaccagCAGTGACCTTGAAATAATTGAACCTGAAGCATTTGATGGCCTTCAAAATCTTGAAACTCTTGCAATAACTTGGAACAATAATTTCActcgaattgaaaaaaatgtatttagtAATTTCGCTAACTTAAAGTCACTTATATTGAGTCATAATTCAATATCATTCATTGACGATGGAGgattaaaaactataaaaagtGAAGTGCACAATTCAAAATTGTCATATTTAGATTTGAGttacaacaaattaaaatacattgaatCACCAATTTTTGGTGATACAATTATTACGGAATTGAAAATAGACAATactaaaatgataaataaaaatgataaatttgaaaatgttCGCACAATATTTGCCGTTAATGATTTGACTGTTGTCAATGATTTATCAGCCGT CCTACctgattatgaaaataatttatcagttgATTTACATCTTAATCTATCACTTGATACTGATGAATTGTCAATTGGTAAAAAtgcattcaaaaatattgagCGTGATTGTTCAATAAAAACTTTGACTATCAGTAAATCTCATTCAAGtggaattgaatttttttattacacatttTTTGGTCTGTCAAATttggaaaatattatatttaatgttgGACCAATTGAAGTT AATATAAATCTTCCATATCGTACACTTAAATTGGTCAACATAAGTAATAATCAATTGTCTTCTTCTTTGAAGCCAAAAACATTTGATGGAATTATTTGTAAAGTATTTGATATGACTGGAAGTGGATACGAGAGAAATGCTATTTCTTTATTTGGCGATTCATGTATTGAGTACTTGATGATAACggaaaatttagaatttttaaagaCATGTTCCTCGACAGCTTTAAAttctgattaa
- the LOC122851124 gene encoding protein artichoke-like yields MKLKTINRVCKTNEGKLIPYKPEYIDSKNNPEESVEYKDNAISIIHDFVFTDSDFYRKTKSLKLRLSNRNLIISPLAFRLSELEHLEITPGSVMLDPKTFQRLNHLKSLKLKINDAIVRLYQVLPNFPNLESLELIEYKFESICDPSNTDLYISSLNYTASIINKLSSGSFRCLPNLESLIITRTNLSVIEVGAFENLKNLERLELTSNWEITYIRKNFLHELTNLKILNLANNSIVKIDSEAFAPINKNCKMLNLSYNLLAQLEYGCFKNFECETIDLGGNNIQYIGSNEFKNSIIIRLFLDGNIIKKFKNGRRWGLKNSTTVYFKYNHDESATNTNENYTYCYESDQAIYVICKEVKFIISVTQKVLPYRLSPTTLAIYDNETFGIDPNAFVDLSIESLTIKSSADTFYVRENSFMKMKKLKNLQLITSRMVLNEGSILPMNDTLESLTLSVYESSVSLYDILVRMKNLKMLTIENHNAFNFQRCVVDNNSNYITLEGLRYNGGSFEILPSKSFECFKMLEHLAIYQSSLQEIEAGAFSGLQNSRILIIQFNQNLSVIKKGVLDGLQKLDILLLKHNSISLIEDGVFMDLNKTVSLLDLSGTFKGMICDYLDLSGNTILSNDGDILRLADIKKWNINGHVLTRGHSTKAEDPPDDDPLIRYTNWQKGCDGKFKYGYKYAKISCPDKSLI; encoded by the exons ATGAAATTGAAAACGATTAATCGAGTTTGTAAAACAAATGAAGGTAAATTAATACCATATAAACCAGAATACATAGactcaaaaaataatccagaagAATCAGTTGAATACAAAGACAATGCAATAAGTATTATTCACGATTTTGTATTCACCGATTCAGATTTCTATCGTAAAACGAAAAGTTTAAAATTGCGTTtatcaaatagaaatttaataataagccCATTAGCATTTCGTTTATCGGAACTTGAGCATTTAGAAATAACTCCAGGTTCAGTTATGTTAGATCCAAAAACTTTTCAAagattaaatcatttaaagtctcttaaattaaaaattaatgacgcAATTGTAAGACTTTATCAAGTATTGCCAAATTTTCCAAATTTGGAAAGTTTAGAAttgattgaatataaatttgaaagtaTTTGTGATCCATCCAACACTGATCTGTACATATCGAGTCTAAATTATACAGCAAGTATTATCAATAAACTATCATCAGGGTCATTCAGATGTTTGCCAAATCTCGAGAGTTTAATAATAACGAGAACCAACTTGTCAGTAATAGAAGTTGgtgcatttgaaaatttaaaaaacctggAAAGACTGGAATTAACATCAAATTGGGAAATAACTTAtattcgaaaaaattttttgcatgAATTGACAAAtctaaaaattctaaatttagCAAACAATTCGATAGTAAAAATTGATAGTGAAGCATTTGCTCCAATAAATAAGAACTGTAAAATGCTAAATCTAAGTTACAATTTATTGGCACAACTTGAATATggatgttttaaaaattttgaatgcGAAACAATTGATCTTGGTGGAAATAACATTCAGTATATTGGaagtaatgaatttaaaaattcaataattattagattGTTTTTGGATGgcaatatcattaaaaaatttaaaaacggAAGACGTTGGGGTCTTAAAAATTCTACTACagtatatttcaaatataatcaTGACGAATCTGCAACTAACACAAATGAGAACTACACCTATTGTTATGAGAGTGATCAGGCTATTTATGTTATTTGCAAAGaagtcaaatttattatatcagtAACACAAAAAGTGTTGCCTTATAGACTTTCACCAACGACACTGGCAATTTATGACAATGAAACATTTGGAATAGATCCCAATGCATTTGTTGATTTGAGTATCGAatcattgacaataaaatcatCTGCAGATACGTTTTATGTACGAGAAAACTCATttatgaaaatgaagaaaCTTAAAAATCTTCAACTTATTACCAGTCGAATGGTTTTAAATGAAGGTTCAATTTTACCAATGAATGATACATTAGAAAGTTTGACATTATCAGTATATGAATCTAGTGTTTCTCTTTACGACATATTAgtaagaatgaaaaatttaaaaatgttaacaaTTGAAAACCACAAtgcttttaattttcaacgatgtgttgttgataataatagtaattatatAACACTGGAAGGTCTCAGATATAATGGTGGTTCATTTGAAATTCTTCCatcaaaatcatttgaatGTTTTAAAATGTTGGAACATCTAGCTATATATCAGAGTAGTCTTCAAGAAATTGAAGCTGGAGCATTCAGTGGTCTTCAAAATTCTAGAATTCTTATCATACAGttcaatcaaaatttatctGTTATTAAAAAAGGTGTACTTGATGGATTACAAAAATTGGATATACTTTTATTGAAACACAATTCAATATCACTTATTGAAGATGGAGTATTTatggatttaaataaaacagtaTCATTGTTAGACCTTAGTG GAACATTCAAAGGAATGATATGTGACTATCTTGATTTGAGTggaaatacaattttatctaATGATGGAGATATACTTCGTCTTGCTGATATTAAGAAATGGAATATTAACGGACATGTTCTTACTAGAGGTCATTCGACAAAAGCCGAGGATCCACCAGATGATGATCCTCTCATTCGCTATACTAATTGGCAGAAAGGTTGTGATGGTAAATTTAAGTACGGATACAAATATGCTAAAATATCATGTCCGGATAAGTCTCTTAtctaa
- the LOC122853362 gene encoding uncharacterized protein LOC122853362, producing MPPASKQKGKKRKQSRNNNYVNKRTKKSHKSSVKNITSAASGSSKENIIKQNIPTVEQEDLPEIEDIEIITRQASPVNLPLDENNQLLTFVNANERLQQYPDVVENIELARLFDKIRYSEEATSALPNRSWAIHCADVPAKRIVVSEMIIEHSPERGVEPFYPKQIVIDDKLNYELFLQTTRTVLKNKSSSIRSMTDFESLLDHVSSLKLCSGGPNVIQYNNINPECAYKDSKNKWRHNLCTLELNKDDDDVDVDNNNMNNTCDACLSLEDILKRHVQRLKPSLKQRNNLLRKRPGQSRGS from the exons atgcCTCCAGCAAGCAaacaaaaaggaaaaaaacgtAAACAATCTCGCAACAATAATTATGTAAACAAAAG aacaaaaaaaagtcataaatCTTCAGTTAAAAATATCACATCAGCTGCATCAGGAAGtagtaaagaaaatataataaaacaaaatattccaACTGTAGAACAAGAAGACTTACCTGAAATTGAAGACATT gaAATAATAACTCGACAAGCATCACCAGTTAATTTACCTCtagatgaaaataatcaactgCTAACATTTGTCAATGCCAATGAAAGATTACAACAATATCCAGATGTTGTAGAAAACATTGAACTAGCAAGATTGTTTGATAAGATTCGTTATTCTGAAGAAGCAACATCAGCACTTCCAAATCGTTCATGGGCAATTCATTGTGCAGATGTGCCAGCAAAACGTATTGTTGTCAGTGAAATGATCATTGAACATTCACCTGAAAGAGGTGTTGAACCTTTTTATCCAAAACAG attgtcattgatgataaactcaattatgaattatttctaCAAACAACACGTACTGTTTTGAagaataaatcatcatcaatacgAAGTATGACTGATTTTGAATCATTGCTGGATCATGTTAGTAGTTTAAAATTATGCTCAGGTGGTCCAAATgttattcaatataataatattaatccagAGTGTGCATATAAagattctaaaaataaatggcGTCATAATTTATGTACACTTGAGTTGAAtaaggatgatgatgatgttgatgttgataataacaACATGAACAACACATGTGATGCTTGTTTATCATTGGAGGATATACTTAAACGACATGTTCAACGACTAAAGCCATCATTGAAACAACGAAATAATTTGTTACGTAAACGACCAGGACAGTCAAGAGGTTCTTGa